The nucleotide window CCGACGACGGGAGAGGAGGGCGTCCCAGCTGACGTAGGAATCTCCGAGCCCGTGCACGAGGGCCACGCAGCGGCAGTCCCCCTCGAGGGAGCAGTCGTCGCGCATCCAGCCCCTGAGCCCGCCCGATTCGGCCGGCCGCGCGCCGGCGAGGCGCAGGCGCGCGCGCTTGGCCCCTTCGTACACTTTCGCCGGATGCCCCCAGCCCCAGGCGAGGAGGAAGGCGGCCGGGACCAGCAGGAGCGCCCCGGCGCGCAGGAGCGTCCGCTTCTTCATCGGACGCTCAGCCCTCGCGGACCGGGCCGCAGGTGCACATGAGGTTGCGGTCGCCCCACGGGTTGTCCACGCGGCCCACCGAGGGCCAGAACTTGTGCTCATGGAGCCACGCGGTCGGATAGGCGGCGGTCTGCCGGCTGTAGGGATGCTTCCACTCGTCGGCGCAGACGGAGTCGGCGGTGTGCGGGGCGTTGTGGAGCGGGTTGTCGTTCTGAGGCAGCTTCCCCTGCTCCACGGCCTCGATCTCGGCGCGGATGACGGTCATCGCCTCGCAGAAGCGGTCGAGCTCGGCTTTGCTCTCGCTCTCGGTGGGCTCCACCATCACCGTGTTCGCCACCGGCCAGGAGACGGTCGGGGCGTGGAAGCCGAAGTCCATGAGCCGCTTGGCCACGTCGTCGGCCTGCACCCCGCTGGTCGCCTTGAAGTGCCGCAGGTCGAGGATGCACTCGTGGGCGACGAAGCCGTTCTTCGCCTTGTAGACCACCGGGTAGTGCGGCGCGAGCCGCTTGGCGATGTAGTTCGCGTTGAGGATGGCGGTCTTCGTCGCGCGCGTCAGTCCCTCGGCGCCCATCATGCGGATGTACATCCAGGAGATGGGCAGCACGTTCGCGCTCCCCCACGGCGCCGCCGAGACCGGACCGTTGGCGTCCTTGCCGCCGGTCGCGACGAGCGGGTGCCCGGGCAGGAAGCGGACGAGGTGCTTCTTCGCCGCGATGGGGCCGACCCCCGGACCGCCGCCGCCGTGCGGGATGGCGAAGGTCTTGTGGAGGTTGAGATGGCAGACGTCGGCGCCGAGCTCGGCGGGACGGCAGAGCCCGACCTGGGCGTTCATGTTCGCGCCGTCCATGTAGACCTGGCCGCCGGCGGCGTGCACCGCCTCGCAGATCTCCCGGATATCCTCCTCGAAGACGCCGTGGGTGGAGGGATAGGTGACCATGAGGGCGGCGAGGTCCTTGGCGTGCTCGGCCGTCTTCGCGCGGAGGTCGTCGAGGTCGATGTTGCCGTCGGCGTCGCAGGCGACGACGACGATGCTCATCCCGGCGAGCGCGGCGGAGGCGGGGTTGGTGCCGTGCGCCGACTGCGGGATGAGGCAGACGCGCCGGTGGCCCTCGCCGCGCTCCTCATGGTAGCGGCGGATGACCAGCAATCCCGCGTACTCGCCCTGGGAGCCCGCGTTGGGCTGCATCGAGGCGGCGTCGAAGCCGGTGATCTCGCAGAGCCAGGTCTCGAGCTGGGCCACGAGGTCGCGGTAGCCGCGGGTCTGCTCGGCGGGCGCGAAGGGATGGATGTTCGCGAACTCCGGCCAGGTGATGGGCAGCATCTCGGCCGCCGCGTTGAGCTTCATCGTGCAGGAGCCCAGGGGGATCATCGAGGTCGTCAGCGAAAGGTCGCGCGACTCGAGGCGCTTGATGTAGCGCAGCATCTCGGTCTCGCTATGGTAGCGGCTGAAGACCGGGTGCTCGAGGAGGGCGGAGGTCCGGCGCAGCGCCGGGGGCAGCACGTCTCCGGCCTCGGCGGCGAGCTCGGCGGGGACCGGGCAGGCCTTGCCGCGGGCGAAGCAGGCGAGCAGGTCGGCGAGCTCCCCCTCTCCCGTGCGCTCGTCGAGCGCGACTCCGAGCGAGCCGTCGGGGTAGACGCGCAGGTTGATGCGCCGCGCGGCCGCCAGGGAGAGGATCTGCTCGGCCTGAGGCTTGGTCGTGCGCACGCGCAGGGTGTCGAAGAACGGGCCCGGGACGGTCTCCAGGCCGAGCCGCTTGAGGCCGACCGAGAGCAGGCGCGCCATGCGGTGCACGCGCCCGGCGATGCGGCGCAGGCCCTCGGGCCCGTGCCAGACGGCGTACATGGAGGACATGACCGCGAGGAGCACCTGCGCGGTGCAGATGTTGCTGGTGGCCTTCTCGCGCTTGATGTGCTGCTCCCGGGTCTGCACCGCGAGGCGCAGCGCGGGCCGGCCGCGGCTGTCCTTGGACACGCCGACGAGGCGGCCCGG belongs to Elusimicrobiota bacterium and includes:
- the gcvP gene encoding aminomethyl-transferring glycine dehydrogenase, with translation MTKPRQSSDLKNPDVFADRHNGPSPQETAAMLETLGFPTLDAFVDAAVPAKIRSGRPLELPAPAAEAEALAELRELALRNQVWRSFIGCGYSDTVTPPVILRNILENPGWYTQYTPYQSEISQGRLEAMLNFQTLVTSLTGLEISNASMLDEATAAAEAMTMCRAIKGGGEVFFASEACHPQTLAVLRTRATPLGIRVETGDPEKFRFTPGVFGALVQYPDTDGVVRDWTSFCARAHEAGALVVMAADPLALVLLKTPGELGADAAVGSLQRYGVPLGGGGPHAGYLATKAAYARQMPGRLVGVSKDSRGRPALRLAVQTREQHIKREKATSNICTAQVLLAVMSSMYAVWHGPEGLRRIAGRVHRMARLLSVGLKRLGLETVPGPFFDTLRVRTTKPQAEQILSLAAARRINLRVYPDGSLGVALDERTGEGELADLLACFARGKACPVPAELAAEAGDVLPPALRRTSALLEHPVFSRYHSETEMLRYIKRLESRDLSLTTSMIPLGSCTMKLNAAAEMLPITWPEFANIHPFAPAEQTRGYRDLVAQLETWLCEITGFDAASMQPNAGSQGEYAGLLVIRRYHEERGEGHRRVCLIPQSAHGTNPASAALAGMSIVVVACDADGNIDLDDLRAKTAEHAKDLAALMVTYPSTHGVFEEDIREICEAVHAAGGQVYMDGANMNAQVGLCRPAELGADVCHLNLHKTFAIPHGGGGPGVGPIAAKKHLVRFLPGHPLVATGGKDANGPVSAAPWGSANVLPISWMYIRMMGAEGLTRATKTAILNANYIAKRLAPHYPVVYKAKNGFVAHECILDLRHFKATSGVQADDVAKRLMDFGFHAPTVSWPVANTVMVEPTESESKAELDRFCEAMTVIRAEIEAVEQGKLPQNDNPLHNAPHTADSVCADEWKHPYSRQTAAYPTAWLHEHKFWPSVGRVDNPWGDRNLMCTCGPVREG